A single Desulfovibrio aminophilus DNA region contains:
- a CDS encoding HAD family hydrolase — MSYSFVLFDFDGTLCDSAEGIIQGMALTFEAQGRPRPSDAAVRGVIGLRIEECFLRLCPDLALEDIPAWIDIYREEYLGRGHLLNRLFPGVEETLAGLKRRGVVVGVASNKGQPGLERAVESLGIGGYCDLLAGARTDLPRKPDPGFYRSCIAPSLPGVAPDQVLMVGDTTTDLRFAANVGMPACYAAWGYGDREECLALRPRHVSESLASLAGIWK, encoded by the coding sequence GTGTCCTATTCCTTTGTTCTTTTTGATTTCGACGGAACGTTGTGTGACAGCGCGGAGGGCATCATCCAGGGCATGGCCCTGACCTTCGAGGCCCAGGGGCGACCCCGCCCCTCGGATGCAGCCGTGCGCGGCGTCATCGGCCTGCGCATTGAGGAGTGCTTCCTGCGGCTCTGCCCGGACCTCGCGCTCGAGGACATCCCCGCCTGGATCGATATCTACCGGGAGGAGTATCTCGGCCGGGGGCATCTCCTGAACCGCCTGTTTCCCGGTGTGGAAGAGACGCTGGCCGGACTGAAGCGCCGGGGCGTGGTGGTGGGTGTGGCCAGCAACAAGGGCCAGCCGGGCCTGGAACGCGCCGTGGAGAGCCTGGGGATCGGCGGCTATTGCGACCTGCTGGCCGGGGCCCGGACGGACCTGCCGCGCAAGCCCGATCCCGGCTTCTACCGTTCCTGCATCGCGCCGTCCCTGCCCGGCGTCGCGCCGGACCAGGTGCTCATGGTCGGAGACACGACCACGGACCTGCGCTTCGCCGCCAACGTGGGCATGCCCGCCTGCTACGCGGCCTGGGGCTATGGGGACAGGGAGGAGTGCCTGGCGTTGCGTCCCCGGCACGTGAGCGAGTCCCTGGCCTCGTTGGCCGGCATCTGGAAATGA
- the thiD gene encoding bifunctional hydroxymethylpyrimidine kinase/phosphomethylpyrimidine kinase, with protein MHLVPSILTIAGSDSGGGAGIQADLKTITVLGGYGLSVITALTAQNTRTVAGIEAPSPEFVALQLKTVLTDIPVAAAKTGMLFSAPIIRAAAPFLARKNFPLVVDPVCVAQSGAKLLEDDAVDAMLERIFPVADLLTPNIPEAELFTGMAIRGPEDICRAAEKLLEMGPKAVLVKGGHLESLAATDWYAAPDQKPLPLIQPRVNTPSLHGTGCTLSAAIATGLGQGLDMLSAVRAAQRYLNLGLRSAFPLGGGAGPVNHLAPLFKERARRGVLDSLAQAVPRLSALPGLARLVPDSGMNLALAVPHADAVDEVAAYSGRIAATRRGEILVAGCPEFGAAPNLAQVLLAARRHNPEAACALTLRLDDAVAAALERSGLVAAWFDRAEEPGYLKGREGSVLEWGTYEALARHPEPGAVDAVCDRGEVGKEPQARLLAGDVEDLLRKLGPLLAELGG; from the coding sequence ATGCACCTCGTACCCAGCATCCTGACCATCGCCGGTTCCGATTCCGGCGGCGGCGCGGGCATCCAGGCCGACCTGAAGACCATCACCGTGCTCGGCGGCTACGGCCTGTCGGTGATCACCGCCCTTACGGCCCAGAACACGCGGACCGTGGCCGGCATCGAGGCCCCCAGCCCGGAGTTCGTGGCCCTGCAGCTGAAGACCGTGCTCACGGACATTCCCGTGGCCGCGGCCAAGACCGGCATGCTCTTTTCCGCTCCCATCATCCGGGCCGCGGCCCCGTTCCTGGCGCGCAAGAATTTTCCCCTGGTGGTGGATCCGGTGTGCGTGGCCCAGTCCGGGGCCAAGCTCCTGGAGGACGACGCGGTGGACGCCATGCTGGAGCGCATCTTTCCCGTGGCGGACCTGCTTACTCCGAACATCCCCGAGGCCGAGCTGTTCACCGGCATGGCCATCCGGGGCCCGGAGGACATCTGCCGGGCCGCCGAAAAGCTCCTGGAGATGGGCCCCAAGGCCGTGCTGGTCAAGGGCGGGCACCTGGAATCCCTGGCCGCCACTGACTGGTACGCCGCGCCGGATCAGAAGCCCCTGCCGCTCATCCAGCCGCGCGTGAACACCCCGAGCCTGCACGGAACCGGCTGCACCCTCTCGGCCGCCATCGCCACGGGCCTGGGCCAGGGGCTGGACATGCTTTCCGCCGTCCGCGCGGCCCAGCGCTACCTCAACCTCGGCCTGCGCAGCGCCTTTCCCCTGGGGGGCGGGGCCGGGCCGGTGAACCACCTGGCGCCGCTGTTCAAGGAGCGCGCCCGCCGGGGCGTGCTGGACAGCCTGGCCCAGGCCGTGCCGCGCCTGAGCGCCTTGCCGGGGCTGGCCCGTCTGGTGCCCGATTCGGGCATGAACCTGGCCCTGGCCGTGCCCCATGCCGACGCGGTGGACGAGGTGGCGGCCTATTCCGGACGCATCGCGGCCACCCGCCGGGGTGAGATTCTCGTCGCGGGCTGCCCGGAGTTCGGCGCGGCCCCGAATCTGGCCCAGGTGCTCCTGGCCGCCCGACGGCACAACCCCGAGGCGGCCTGCGCCTTGACCCTGCGCCTGGACGACGCCGTGGCCGCCGCCCTGGAGCGGTCCGGGCTGGTTGCGGCCTGGTTCGACCGGGCCGAGGAGCCCGGCTACCTCAAGGGCCGCGAGGGCAGCGTCCTGGAGTGGGGCACCTACGAGGCCCTGGCCCGGCACCCCGAGCCCGGGGCCGTGGACGCGGTCTGCGACCGGGGCGAGGTGGGCAAGGAGCCCCAGGCCCGGCTCCTGGCCGGGGACGTGGAGGACTTGTTGCGCAAGCTCGGGCCGCTGCTCGCTGAACTGGGCGGCTGA
- the clpX gene encoding ATP-dependent Clp protease ATP-binding subunit ClpX: MTMKKGTSGAPDLSCSFCGKSQSDVQRLIAGPDVYICDECVSLCNDIMAQETVSEEFEDGRLLPPQEIKALLDQYVIGQDYAKKILSVAVHNHYKRVFYAGALTDDVEIDKSNILLIGPTGSGKTLLAQTLARILKVPFAIADATTLTEAGYVGEDVENILVQLLQNADYDIESASRGIIYIDEIDKIARKGDSPSITRDVSGEGVQQALLKIIEGTEANIPPKGGRKHPQQEFIRMNTGNILFIVGGAFIGLEKIVQQRMQGSGMGFGAKVEVKRKDLAVSELLAQAQPMDLIKFGMIPEFVGRIPVMTSLTELTEDDLVRILTEPKNALVKQYQKLFELDKVSLRFTDNALRSIALKAIERKTGARGLRNVMETMMLDIMYQLPSLSGVKECVVNRSVVENGVDPLLIYQQEVKSA; the protein is encoded by the coding sequence ATGACCATGAAGAAAGGAACCAGCGGCGCCCCGGACCTGAGCTGCTCGTTCTGCGGCAAGAGCCAGAGCGACGTCCAGCGCCTCATCGCCGGGCCCGACGTGTACATCTGCGACGAGTGCGTGAGCCTGTGCAACGACATCATGGCCCAGGAGACCGTCAGCGAGGAGTTCGAGGACGGCCGCCTGCTGCCTCCCCAGGAGATCAAGGCCCTCCTGGACCAGTACGTCATCGGCCAGGACTACGCCAAGAAGATCCTCTCCGTGGCGGTGCACAACCATTACAAGCGCGTGTTCTACGCCGGGGCCCTGACCGACGACGTGGAGATCGACAAGAGCAACATCCTGCTCATCGGCCCCACCGGCTCGGGCAAGACGCTCCTGGCCCAGACCCTGGCGCGCATCCTCAAGGTGCCCTTCGCCATCGCCGACGCCACCACCCTCACCGAGGCGGGCTACGTGGGCGAGGACGTGGAGAACATCCTGGTCCAGCTCCTGCAGAACGCGGACTACGACATCGAGTCCGCCTCCCGGGGCATCATCTACATCGACGAGATCGACAAGATCGCGCGCAAGGGCGACAGCCCGTCCATCACCCGCGACGTGTCCGGCGAGGGCGTGCAGCAGGCCCTGCTGAAGATCATCGAGGGCACCGAGGCCAACATCCCGCCCAAGGGGGGGCGCAAGCATCCCCAGCAGGAATTCATCCGCATGAACACGGGCAACATCCTGTTCATCGTGGGCGGAGCCTTCATCGGCCTGGAGAAGATCGTGCAGCAGCGCATGCAGGGCTCCGGCATGGGCTTCGGCGCCAAGGTCGAGGTCAAGCGCAAGGACCTGGCCGTGAGCGAACTCCTGGCCCAGGCCCAGCCCATGGACCTGATCAAGTTCGGCATGATCCCCGAGTTCGTGGGCCGCATCCCGGTGATGACCTCGCTCACCGAGCTCACCGAGGACGACCTGGTGCGCATCCTCACCGAGCCCAAGAACGCCCTGGTCAAGCAGTACCAGAAGCTCTTCGAGCTGGACAAGGTGAGCCTGCGCTTCACGGACAACGCCCTGCGGTCCATCGCCCTGAAGGCCATCGAGCGCAAGACCGGCGCGCGCGGCCTGCGCAACGTCATGGAGACCATGATGCTCGACATCATGTACCAGCTGCCCTCGCTCAGCGGCGTGAAGGAGTGCGTGGTCAACAGGTCCGTGGTGGAGAACGGCGTGGACCCGCTGCTCATCTACCAGCAGGAAGTGAAGAGCGCCTGA
- a CDS encoding MucR family transcriptional regulator: MEDYLKEALEIVKAQASVRTMTEEEITSMVRKLAHGIQAIAEGGEPQAEEGLACDPQKSVREKSIICCVCGKSFKILTKKHLGSHDLTPAEYREKFGYKKNFPLVCKSLQRERRKKMKDMKLWTKRGKKK; encoded by the coding sequence ATGGAAGATTATTTGAAGGAAGCATTGGAGATCGTGAAGGCCCAGGCCAGCGTCCGCACCATGACGGAGGAAGAGATCACCTCCATGGTCCGCAAGCTGGCGCACGGCATTCAGGCCATCGCCGAGGGTGGAGAGCCCCAGGCCGAGGAAGGCCTTGCCTGCGATCCCCAGAAGTCGGTGCGCGAAAAGTCGATCATCTGCTGCGTCTGCGGCAAGTCTTTCAAGATTCTGACCAAGAAGCACCTGGGCAGCCACGACCTGACCCCGGCGGAGTACAGGGAGAAGTTCGGCTACAAGAAGAACTTCCCCCTGGTCTGCAAATCGCTCCAGCGCGAGCGCCGCAAGAAGATGAAGGACATGAAGCTCTGGACCAAGCGGGGCAAGAAGAAGTAA
- the tig gene encoding trigger factor, whose protein sequence is MQYDVQDVSPVERKITVTVPAEEANAAILATIALYKTKYDVKGFRKGKAPATVIEGKFRGQIYNEATTDLINYHINDILNQLKLTPMSRINVDAGLLARDEEFTYTLGFEIAPQFDLPTYIGLDVDEERVEVKDEDVTEVERRILDNQAKPKVVSDVREPKDGEIVTVSFGAYRDGEVVSGIKAENFELTLGEGQALPEFEELIKTLTTGQGGEKDITFPADFINTELAGQTVTMKVTLHAVKVKELPEMGDDVAKKAGFESVEKMREAIRQSYQESRKQLHKSAAQKKLLDGLVKPLDFPLPPSLVEDRIDRLVKDMEYRLDRKGKNLMSLGKTVEQLREEFRAEAVESSRAELLLLAVADKEGLSVSPQEMDAALNRLAMQTRQDFLDLKRYYEENNLVVALKDRLLMDKAMEFIYSKAQIREIEPAAAEAADESEAKPKKRAAKKAAPKAE, encoded by the coding sequence ATGCAGTACGATGTTCAGGACGTTTCCCCGGTCGAACGGAAGATCACGGTCACGGTTCCGGCCGAGGAAGCCAACGCGGCCATTCTCGCCACCATCGCCCTCTACAAGACCAAGTATGACGTGAAGGGCTTCCGCAAGGGCAAGGCCCCGGCCACGGTCATCGAGGGCAAGTTCCGCGGCCAGATCTACAACGAGGCCACGACCGACCTCATCAACTACCACATCAACGACATCCTCAATCAGCTCAAGCTGACGCCCATGTCCCGCATCAACGTGGACGCCGGCCTGCTCGCCCGCGACGAGGAGTTCACCTACACCCTGGGCTTCGAGATCGCGCCCCAGTTCGACCTGCCCACCTACATCGGGCTGGACGTGGACGAGGAGCGCGTGGAGGTCAAGGACGAGGACGTGACCGAGGTCGAGCGCCGCATCCTGGACAACCAGGCCAAGCCCAAGGTCGTCTCGGACGTGCGCGAGCCCAAGGACGGCGAGATCGTCACCGTGAGCTTCGGCGCCTACCGCGACGGCGAGGTGGTCTCCGGGATCAAGGCCGAGAATTTCGAGCTGACCCTGGGCGAGGGCCAGGCCCTGCCCGAGTTCGAGGAGCTCATCAAGACCCTGACCACCGGCCAGGGCGGCGAGAAGGACATCACCTTCCCGGCGGACTTCATCAACACCGAGCTGGCGGGCCAGACCGTGACCATGAAGGTCACCCTGCACGCGGTGAAGGTCAAGGAACTGCCCGAGATGGGCGACGACGTGGCCAAGAAGGCCGGGTTCGAGAGCGTCGAGAAGATGCGCGAGGCCATCCGCCAGTCCTACCAGGAGAGCCGCAAGCAGCTGCACAAGTCCGCCGCCCAGAAGAAGCTCCTGGACGGCCTGGTCAAGCCCCTGGACTTCCCCCTGCCGCCGTCCCTGGTGGAGGACCGCATCGACCGCCTGGTCAAGGATATGGAGTACCGCCTGGACCGCAAGGGCAAGAACCTGATGAGCCTGGGCAAGACCGTGGAGCAGCTGCGCGAGGAGTTCCGCGCCGAGGCCGTGGAGAGTTCCCGCGCCGAGCTGCTGCTCCTGGCCGTGGCCGACAAGGAAGGCCTCTCGGTGAGCCCGCAGGAGATGGACGCCGCGCTCAACCGTCTGGCCATGCAGACCCGCCAGGACTTCCTGGACCTCAAGCGCTACTACGAGGAGAACAACCTCGTGGTGGCCCTCAAGGACCGCCTGCTCATGGACAAGGCCATGGAGTTCATCTACTCCAAGGCCCAGATCCGCGAGATCGAGCCCGCCGCGGCCGAGGCCGCCGACGAGTCCGAGGCCAAGCCCAAGAAGCGCGCCGCCAAGAAGGCCGCCCCCAAGGCCGAGTAG
- a CDS encoding MerR family transcriptional regulator — MNNIDQHVPEAGPATFISLREVGRRLGIPPSTIVYYKDRFSRFIPSAGGPGRRRRYPSESLELFRRIREMFENNWSVEQIERELAACRGEVLDAGAPEAGDAAGEGSARIAALLTKMSDVLENQTLFRGEIRSLRDEVASLRRERDEAEARQRERVAELEREIGRLRLLVGARERTALDFPPSDYLGLPLVIRTGQGEFLGVLGRNSRAFGLNDFVALLERHTARGEAVDMRWRREGSSGWSLEVAAGGEADESRRIALSTVRTVTPNGNEVVRVLRLSINGQDAPDSLLLSLFRQIRESFEG, encoded by the coding sequence GTGAACAACATTGATCAACATGTTCCCGAAGCCGGGCCCGCCACTTTCATCAGCCTGCGCGAAGTGGGCCGCAGGCTCGGCATTCCGCCATCCACCATCGTCTATTACAAGGATCGCTTCAGCCGGTTCATCCCGTCCGCCGGGGGGCCGGGGCGGAGGCGGCGCTACCCGTCGGAGTCCCTGGAACTGTTCAGGAGGATACGCGAGATGTTCGAGAACAACTGGTCCGTCGAGCAGATCGAGCGGGAGCTGGCCGCCTGTCGCGGCGAGGTTCTGGATGCCGGAGCGCCGGAGGCCGGAGACGCGGCCGGAGAGGGGAGCGCCCGGATCGCGGCGCTGCTGACCAAGATGTCCGACGTGCTGGAGAACCAGACCCTGTTCCGGGGCGAGATCCGTTCGCTGCGTGACGAGGTCGCGTCGCTGCGGCGCGAGCGCGACGAGGCCGAGGCGCGCCAGCGGGAGCGGGTGGCGGAACTGGAGCGCGAGATCGGCAGGCTGCGGCTGCTGGTGGGCGCTCGGGAGCGGACCGCCCTGGATTTTCCGCCCTCGGACTATCTGGGGCTGCCGCTGGTGATCCGTACGGGGCAGGGCGAGTTCCTCGGGGTTCTGGGCCGCAACAGCCGGGCCTTCGGGCTCAATGATTTCGTGGCCCTGCTGGAGCGCCACACGGCCCGGGGCGAGGCCGTGGACATGCGCTGGCGGCGGGAGGGAAGTTCGGGCTGGAGCCTGGAGGTGGCCGCCGGCGGCGAGGCCGACGAGTCCCGGCGCATCGCGCTGTCCACTGTCCGCACCGTGACCCCCAATGGCAACGAGGTCGTGCGGGTGCTCCGGCTCTCGATCAACGGGCAGGACGCGCCGGACTCCCTGTTGCTGAGTCTTTTCCGGCAAATCCGGGAGAGCTTCGAGGGGTAA
- the clpP gene encoding ATP-dependent Clp endopeptidase proteolytic subunit ClpP, which yields MPTIPIVIETTGRTERAYDIYSRLLKDRIILLGSSIDDHVASLVCAQLLFLESEDPDKEIYMYINSPGGVVTAGLAIYDTMQYISAPVATLCMGQAASMAALLLASGAKGMRYALPNSRILIHQPLGGAQGQATDIDIQAREILRMRRDLNQILVKHTGQDIKKINQDTERDYFMRPDEALAYGIVDKIMTSRNELQTAETKQG from the coding sequence ATGCCCACGATCCCCATCGTCATCGAAACCACCGGCCGCACCGAACGGGCGTACGACATCTATTCCCGCCTGCTCAAGGACCGCATCATCCTCCTGGGCAGCTCCATCGACGACCACGTGGCCAGCCTCGTCTGCGCCCAGCTCCTGTTCCTGGAGTCCGAGGACCCGGACAAGGAGATCTACATGTACATCAACTCCCCGGGCGGCGTGGTGACGGCCGGCCTGGCCATCTACGACACCATGCAGTACATCTCCGCGCCGGTGGCCACCCTGTGCATGGGCCAGGCCGCGAGCATGGCCGCGCTGCTCCTGGCCTCGGGCGCCAAGGGCATGCGCTACGCCCTGCCCAACAGCCGCATCCTCATCCACCAGCCCCTCGGCGGGGCCCAGGGCCAGGCCACGGACATCGACATCCAGGCCCGCGAAATCCTGCGCATGCGCCGCGACCTGAACCAGATTCTGGTCAAGCACACCGGCCAGGACATCAAGAAGATCAACCAGGATACCGAGCGCGACTACTTCATGCGCCCGGACGAGGCCCTGGCCTACGGCATCGTCGACAAGATCATGACCTCGCGCAACGAGCTGCAAACCGCCGAGACCAAGCAAGGATGA
- the lon gene encoding endopeptidase La codes for MPDYGFEDHDPAQRRMLPVMSLREVVMFPRSIVPLFVGREASIKAIEKAIADFDKRIFLVTQRTPEKERPAPDDLYKVGTISRILQMLRLPDGTIKVLFEGMSRATWEPESLTEEGDSLMARVERLEETGAVAAAGTEAEALVRAAHESLDQYGKVNKKLAAETILAITAIKDPGKLADAIIPHLKVDFARKQAVLEILDGMKRLEAVYGHILGEIEIVTIEKRVKGRVKSQMEKNQREYYLNEQIKAIHKEMGREEDPQAEAAELEKQLEAKVMPEESRERVRKEIKKLRQMPQSSAEYTVVRNYVDCVLELPWGELKDAKIDIAEARRILDEDHYGLEKPKERILEYMAVQSLVEAIKGPILCLVGPPGVGKTSIARSIARAMDREFVRLSLGGVRDEAEIRGHRRTYVGALPGKIIQSLKRCKYNNPVLCLDEVDKMSTDFRGDPSAALLEVLDPEQNVSFNDHYLDLDYDLSRVFFITTANTLHSIPLPLQDRMEIIRLPGYLETEKFKIAEQFLLPKQREQHGLKEGNLALSENALIELVRRYTKEAGVRNLERKLAAVCRKAAMKVVEGGDRDKTVAVTVQNLANFLGVPEFRYGEREDKAQVGVCNGLAWTQLGGEMLTVEVALMPGSGKVEFTGKLGDVMQESAKAALSYIRSRSDVFGLKRDFHKDIDIHVHVPEGATPKDGPSAGITLATSMVSALLNIPVRNDLAMTGEITLRGRVLPIGGLREKLLAAHRGLLSTVLIPAENEKDLKEVPASILKDLEVVKVEGMDEVLERALLCEGGETIFCGRDAPPAPLATGLVKEEYQRPH; via the coding sequence ATGCCGGATTACGGATTCGAGGACCACGATCCCGCCCAGCGCCGCATGCTGCCCGTGATGTCGCTGCGGGAAGTGGTCATGTTCCCGCGCTCCATCGTGCCGCTGTTCGTGGGCCGCGAGGCCTCGATCAAGGCCATCGAGAAGGCCATCGCGGACTTCGACAAGCGCATCTTCCTCGTCACCCAGCGGACCCCCGAGAAGGAGCGGCCCGCGCCCGATGATCTCTATAAGGTGGGCACCATCAGCCGCATCCTTCAGATGCTGCGCCTGCCCGACGGGACCATCAAGGTCCTCTTCGAGGGCATGTCCCGGGCGACCTGGGAGCCCGAGAGCCTGACCGAGGAGGGCGATTCGCTCATGGCCCGGGTGGAGCGCCTGGAGGAAACCGGGGCCGTCGCGGCCGCCGGGACCGAGGCCGAGGCCCTGGTGCGGGCCGCGCACGAGTCCCTGGACCAGTACGGCAAGGTCAACAAGAAGCTGGCCGCCGAGACCATCCTGGCCATCACGGCCATCAAGGATCCGGGCAAGCTGGCCGACGCCATCATTCCCCATCTCAAGGTGGACTTCGCCCGCAAGCAGGCGGTGCTCGAAATCCTCGACGGCATGAAGCGCCTGGAGGCCGTCTACGGCCACATCCTCGGCGAGATCGAGATCGTGACCATCGAGAAGCGGGTCAAGGGCCGGGTCAAGAGCCAGATGGAGAAGAACCAGCGGGAGTACTACCTCAACGAGCAGATCAAGGCCATCCACAAGGAGATGGGCCGGGAGGAGGATCCGCAGGCCGAGGCCGCCGAGTTGGAGAAGCAGCTCGAGGCCAAGGTCATGCCCGAGGAGAGCCGGGAGCGGGTGCGCAAGGAGATCAAGAAGCTCCGCCAGATGCCCCAGAGCTCGGCCGAGTACACCGTGGTCCGCAACTACGTGGACTGCGTGCTGGAGCTGCCCTGGGGCGAGCTCAAGGATGCCAAGATCGACATCGCCGAGGCCCGGCGCATCCTGGACGAGGACCACTACGGCCTGGAGAAACCCAAGGAGCGCATCCTGGAGTACATGGCCGTGCAGAGCCTGGTGGAGGCCATCAAGGGCCCCATCCTCTGCCTGGTGGGGCCTCCCGGCGTGGGCAAGACCTCTATCGCCCGTTCCATCGCCCGGGCCATGGACCGCGAGTTCGTGCGCCTGTCCCTGGGCGGCGTGCGCGACGAGGCCGAAATCCGCGGCCACCGGCGCACCTACGTGGGCGCGCTGCCGGGCAAGATCATCCAGTCGCTCAAGCGCTGCAAGTACAACAACCCCGTGCTCTGCCTGGACGAGGTGGACAAGATGAGCACGGACTTCCGGGGCGACCCCTCGGCCGCGCTGCTGGAGGTCCTGGACCCGGAGCAGAACGTCTCCTTCAACGACCACTACCTGGACCTGGACTACGACCTGTCCCGGGTCTTCTTCATCACCACGGCCAACACCCTGCATTCCATCCCGCTGCCCCTGCAGGACCGCATGGAGATCATCCGCCTGCCGGGCTACCTGGAGACCGAGAAATTCAAGATCGCGGAGCAGTTCCTCCTGCCCAAGCAGCGCGAGCAGCACGGCCTCAAGGAGGGCAACCTGGCCCTTTCGGAGAACGCCCTCATCGAGCTGGTGCGCCGCTATACCAAGGAGGCCGGGGTCCGCAACCTGGAACGCAAGCTGGCGGCCGTGTGCCGCAAGGCGGCCATGAAGGTGGTCGAGGGCGGCGACCGGGACAAGACCGTGGCGGTCACGGTGCAGAACCTGGCCAATTTCCTGGGCGTGCCCGAGTTCCGCTACGGCGAGCGCGAGGACAAGGCCCAGGTGGGCGTGTGCAACGGCCTGGCCTGGACCCAACTGGGCGGCGAGATGCTCACCGTGGAGGTGGCGCTCATGCCCGGCTCGGGCAAGGTGGAGTTCACCGGCAAGCTCGGGGACGTGATGCAGGAGTCGGCCAAGGCCGCGCTGTCCTACATCCGCTCCCGCTCGGACGTCTTCGGCCTCAAGCGCGACTTCCACAAGGACATCGACATCCACGTGCACGTGCCCGAGGGAGCCACGCCCAAGGACGGCCCCTCGGCGGGCATCACCCTGGCCACGTCCATGGTTTCGGCCCTGCTGAACATCCCCGTGCGCAACGACCTGGCCATGACCGGCGAGATCACCCTGCGCGGCCGGGTCCTGCCCATCGGCGGCCTGCGCGAGAAGCTGCTCGCCGCCCACCGGGGACTGCTCTCCACCGTGCTCATCCCGGCCGAGAACGAGAAGGACCTCAAGGAGGTTCCGGCCAGCATCCTCAAGGACCTGGAGGTCGTGAAGGTTGAGGGCATGGACGAGGTCCTGGAGCGGGCCCTGCTTTGCGAGGGCGGGGAGACGATCTTCTGTGGCCGGGACGCCCCGCCCGCGCCCCTGGCCACCGGGCTGGTCAAGGAAGAGTACCAGCGGCCGCACTGA
- a CDS encoding M23 family metallopeptidase encodes MTQKSATTRFVQLVLWAALAVLVLGGGIIVFRDTDAPLVALLPEGQYVTVAAPLHLAVSDLGSGLKSVDVVVAQNGREISLLHKELERAHAFETDLVLPQEIKEGPLEIRVKARDASLYPFGHAGGATLSRTYTVDLTPPRVDLETVQNNVNQGGSCLVVYTISEEPGKTGVNVGARFFPGFRMKNGKYACLFAFPWDVEAAQFKPTLMAADKAGNERSRSVPVNAIPRRFRFDTINISDNFLEDKMPQFQSIYPDISRPIDLFLKVNSDLRDKNAALLEQLGRQTAAEPLWRGPFLRLPNAAPRAGFADARDYYYQGRKVDHQTHLGVDLASLQAAPVPAANDGVVIEADFIGIYGNAVIIDHGMGLQSLYSHLSQIDVKKGDSLKKGQIIGRTGATGMAGGDHLHFGILISGVPVTPVEWWDSHWINDNFMGKLGAK; translated from the coding sequence ATGACGCAGAAATCCGCGACCACCCGTTTCGTGCAACTCGTGCTTTGGGCCGCCCTGGCCGTGCTGGTCCTGGGCGGAGGCATCATCGTCTTCCGCGACACCGACGCGCCCCTGGTGGCGCTGCTGCCCGAGGGGCAATACGTCACCGTGGCCGCGCCCCTGCACCTGGCGGTCAGCGACCTCGGCTCGGGCCTGAAGTCCGTGGACGTGGTCGTGGCCCAGAACGGCCGGGAAATCTCCCTGCTGCACAAGGAGCTGGAGCGGGCCCACGCCTTTGAGACCGACCTGGTCCTGCCCCAGGAGATCAAGGAAGGCCCCCTGGAGATCCGCGTCAAGGCGCGCGACGCCTCCCTCTACCCCTTCGGCCACGCCGGAGGCGCGACGCTCTCCCGCACCTACACCGTGGACCTGACCCCGCCCCGCGTGGACCTGGAGACGGTCCAGAACAACGTGAACCAGGGAGGCTCCTGCCTCGTGGTCTACACCATCTCCGAGGAGCCCGGGAAAACCGGCGTGAACGTCGGCGCCCGCTTCTTCCCCGGCTTCCGCATGAAGAACGGCAAGTACGCCTGCCTGTTCGCCTTCCCCTGGGACGTGGAGGCGGCCCAGTTCAAGCCCACGCTCATGGCCGCCGACAAGGCCGGCAACGAGCGCTCCCGCTCCGTGCCGGTGAACGCCATCCCGCGCCGGTTCCGCTTCGACACCATCAACATCTCGGACAACTTCCTCGAAGACAAGATGCCCCAGTTCCAGAGCATCTACCCGGACATCTCCCGGCCCATCGACTTGTTCCTCAAGGTCAACAGCGACTTGCGAGACAAAAACGCGGCCCTGCTCGAACAATTGGGACGGCAGACCGCAGCCGAACCGCTCTGGCGCGGTCCGTTCCTGCGCCTGCCCAACGCCGCGCCCCGGGCAGGATTCGCGGACGCCCGCGACTACTACTACCAAGGCCGCAAGGTGGACCACCAGACGCACCTGGGCGTGGACTTGGCCAGCCTGCAAGCCGCTCCCGTGCCCGCCGCCAACGACGGCGTGGTGATCGAGGCCGACTTCATCGGCATCTACGGCAACGCCGTGATCATCGATCACGGCATGGGCCTGCAGAGCCTCTATTCGCACCTCTCGCAGATCGACGTGAAGAAAGGCGACAGCCTCAAGAAGGGCCAGATCATCGGCCGCACCGGCGCCACGGGCATGGCCGGGGGCGACCACCTGCACTTCGGCATACTCATTTCGGGCGTTCCGGTGACCCCCGTGGAATGGTGGGACTCGCACTGGATCAACGACAACTTCATGGGCAAGCTGGGCGCCAAGTAG